The genomic interval CACCGAGCAGATCCGCGCCGACTACACCGACGGCGTGCTGCGTCTGAGCATCCCGGTGGCGGAGCAGGCCAAGCCGCGCAAGATCGAGATCGCCCGCGGCAACGGCCACAAGAAGGCCATCAACGCCTGATCCTGGACCGTCCGGAGGTCCCCGGCGAGATGGAAGGCAGGTGATGCCGTCGAACTACAGCGAGGCCAGTCCGTAGTTAGTCACGTCACCTTTCGAATTCCCGGCGTAGCCCGGCCCACGTGGGCCGGGCTCTCGCAAGCACCCGAACGTCAGGGAGGAGACACACCCATGCGCGATATCTTCCCAGCCGCAGGCGAAGCCGACTACGCTGATCAGCAGGTGCCGATTGTCGACACCGAAGCCGACAATGATGTCGTACCGCTTGCCGAGCGGATCGCCCGAGCGTGGGACACCGCAGAGTACGACCGGATCGAACAGTCCCGGATCGTCCCCCTTCCCGACGACGAGTATCCCTTCGCTTACTGACGTTTAGACCCGCACGGCGCGGGAATTACTGCCGCCGTTCACATCTCGCGCCTCGCGCAAGCTGTGCGGGGGTGAGAAGCAGTCAGCACCTGAGACAAGTTCAGACACTCGGAGGAATCCAGATCGTGGCCAGTCTCGACAACCGCACCATTTCCGCACGTCCGCGCCAGCACACCGCCGAAAAAGACAGCGAAACCCCGATTGTCTGGCCCGACCCGAGTCCGCTGGATTCCTGGTGGGAACAGGTCATGGGCCGCAACGCCCAATCCACCCGCCGCAGCGTGGCTTAACGCGCCTCCGATCGCTCCGAGAGCAGCGACTGCAGGGTCTGACAGCTCGGATAACTCAGGATGAAGGCTGCCGGCGGGCCGAAGAACGCCCACGGCTTGCCGATCCGGCGGGTGGCGAAGGGCGGCGGGGGTTGATTCCCCCGCCGCCCTCAGCTGTCCGTAAGGGTCATGCGGTGACCGCGTCCACCGCTTTCTTCAGCGCCGACGGCTGCGCCGGGGAGGTCGGCGCTTTCTCCTTCAGTTCCAGCATGCGCGCGCCGATCTCCTGAAGTTGCTTACGCCCCAGGTGTTCTCGCACCTTGGGGAACCATTCGTTCTCCTCCTCGTCGATGTGGTGATCGACACTCTCGATGAGGACGGTGGTCTTCGCGGTGAACCGCTCGTCGTCCGGCTTCATCGCCGCCAATTCGGCGATCAACACGTCGGCGACATGATGTTCCTCGAACGACTCGAGAATGTCTTTCTCCAATTCGGGCACGAGTGCGCGAACCTCGGGATACATGCATTCGTTCTCGATGTAGGTATGCACGGTGAGCAATTCGATGATCTTGTCGACCAGCTGCCCCTTGACCTTGTGCGCGCCCGCGCCCGCCTTCTCGAAATCACGGAACAGTTTCCGCACTTCCTTGTGATCCTCGCGCAGCAAAACAATCGCGTCGGTGGACATCGATACTCCTCGCTGTAGGAACGTGGCTTTTGCCCGGTCATTCCCGGCGCTGGGCCACTGAAACCGCGCCGATCAGCCTTTCCCACAGCCCGTCCCACACCCGGACGGCGTCGGCTCAGAGGTGATAGCGCACGGTCGGGCTCCA from Nocardia goodfellowii carries:
- a CDS encoding hemerythrin domain-containing protein codes for the protein MSTDAIVLLREDHKEVRKLFRDFEKAGAGAHKVKGQLVDKIIELLTVHTYIENECMYPEVRALVPELEKDILESFEEHHVADVLIAELAAMKPDDERFTAKTTVLIESVDHHIDEEENEWFPKVREHLGRKQLQEIGARMLELKEKAPTSPAQPSALKKAVDAVTA